From Tiliqua scincoides isolate rTilSci1 chromosome 2, rTilSci1.hap2, whole genome shotgun sequence, the proteins below share one genomic window:
- the LOC136640339 gene encoding zinc finger MYM-type protein 1-like isoform X1 translates to MLENYENMASLEEFPKTAFVSQLEQGEGPFVKVLKEEELSAEESPKPAFDSQMEQGEGPFVQVLKEEEESAEEFPKPAFVSQLEEGEGPFVQVLKVEEEESAEEFPKPAFVSQLEEGEGPFIQVLKVEEESEDIFPPSCCSERPNEEEPGSAASGCELPEDGARAAASSQTEGGQREPLRKAKQRDKKCLWRQAVKIENLKNFSKLDFRSKQGVINNGRPVPELKGLRQKTGRTITRSFQTEWYHRKDWLCGCAATNRLYCFPCLLFSTTTTVWTNEGFCDLKNLPRSLSKHERSTAHIQSQIALKTFRTSRTDLALDEQRRLSIRFHNAKVKENREILKDLINATCFLARQELAFHGINESTRSSNRGNYVELLHAFAEKDDKLARHLATSSVFSGLSSQVQNDLIEAVSEVIRNDIQEEINATRFVAVEVDETTDITDKTQVSVVLHYVAKGEVTCEVREAFLGFDDVSEDRRGPVVADYVLGVLRKYKCVEKLVAQTYDGASVMASDLDEVQARIKAKVPEAMLTHCYAHNLSLVLANSAKCMPECKTFFRTLEGLALFFSKSAKRAHLLDSVVRLRFPGAMPTRWSSNSRLVQIVSVHQPDLHAVFRIMSENLDGWDSETQIMAAGYDLWLSKASTCFFIMVYEEVFIETDALFCVLQRTPMDIGFCCVKIHNTIEVVERQRQEFDSFYDRFEQRCLAFGLTDDAQSAQPIKEERRILFYNILDNISVQLRARFEQFGELAFVGLVDCTKFYELSQHFDDTRLQSLSKYARHFDFVRLKSDLIGLYNSAMVRNECKSPRQLLSFLAQNDLMQTVPEATKLLQLVLTIPATTASVERSVSALKRLKTYRQNRTEQGQLSSLAIISIESERLLRLKEKKDDFYNKVTDIFVQKDGRTDFIYK, encoded by the exons AGGAATTTCCCAAACCTGCATTCGTTTCCCAGCTGGAAGAAGGAGAGGGTCCGTTTGTCCAGGTTCTCAaggtagaagaagaagaatcgGCAG AGGAATTTCCCAAACCTGCCTTCGTTTCCcagctggaagaaggggagggTCCGTTTATCCAGGTTCTCAAGGTAGAAGAAGAATCAGAAG ATATATTCCCTCCTTCCTGTTGCTCGGAGAGACCCAATGAGGAGGAGCCTGGTTCGGCGGCCAGTGGCTGCGAGCTTCCAGAGGATGGCGCCAGAGCCGCTGCAAGCAGCCAAACAG AAGGAGGACAGAGGGAACCACTACGGAAAGCAAAACAACGGGATAAAAAATGCCTGTGGCGTCAGGCCGTAAAAATTGAAAACCTAAAAAATTTCTCAAAATTGGACTTCCGATCAAAACAAGGGGTGATAAACAACGGAAGGCCAGTGCCTGAGCTGAAGGGCCTGCGTCAGAAAACCGGACGGACAATAACACGGTCGTTTCAAACGGAGTGGTACCACAGGAAAGACTGGCTGTGCGGTTGCGCCGCGACGAATCGCCTCTACTGCTTTCCCTGCCTTCtgttctccaccaccaccacggtTTGGACCAACGAGGGGTTCTGTGACTTGAAAAATCTACCAAGGAGTCTCAGCAAACACGAAAGATCAACAGCTCACATTCAAAGCCAAATTGCTTTGAAAACTTTTAGGACTTCAAGGACCGATCTGGCTCTGGATGAGCAGCGGAGGTTAAGTATCCGCTTCCACAACGCGAAGGTCAAGGAAAACCGCGAGATTTTGAAAGACCTCATCAACGCGACCTGCTTCCTGGCCAGGCAGGAACTAGCATTTCATGGGATCAACGAGAGCACCAGGTCTTCTAATCGGGGCAACTACGTGGAGCTGCTGCACGCTTTTGCGGAGAAAGATGACAAGTTAGCGAGACATTTGGCGACGTCCAGTGTTTTTTCCGGCTTATCCAGCCAAGTACAGAATGACTTAATTGAAGCAGTCAGTGAAGTAATTAGAAATGACATCCAAGAGGAGATTAATGCCACCCGGTTTGTTGCGGTTGAAGTGGACGAGACCACAGACATCACCGACAAAACCCAGGTCTCTGTAGTTTTGCATTATGTGGCTAAAGGGGAGGTGACTTGCGAGGTGAGGGAAGCGTTCTTGGGGTTTGACGACGTGAGCGAGGACAGGCGCGGACCAGTTGTTGCTGATTATGTTTTGGGAGTGTTGAGGAAATACAAGTGCGTTGAAAAGCTGGTAGCTCAGACCTACGACGGAGCCTCTGTGATGGCATCAGATCTGGATGAGGTGCAGGCCCGGATTAAAGCAAAGGTGCCCGAGGCCATGTTGACCCACTGTTATGCGCACAACTTGAGCCTGGTGCTCGCCAATTCAGCAAAATGTATGCCTGAGTGCAAAACGTTTTTTCGAACACTCGAGGGGCTTGCACTGTTTTTCAGTAAGTCGGCCAAGCGCGCCCACCTGCTGGACAGTGTTGTGAGACTACGTTTTCCAGGAGCAATGCCCACGAGGTGGAGCTCAAATTCAAGGCTAGTGCAAATAGTCAGTGTCCACCAACCAGATCTTCATGCTGTGTTCCGGATTATGAGTGAGAATCTCGATGGTTGGGACAGTGAGACCCAGATAATGGCCGCCGGGTATGATCTCTGGCTGTCGAAAGCGTCAACCTGCTTCTTCATCATGGTCTATGAGGAGGTCTTCATTGAAACCGATGCGCTGTTTTGTGTGCTGCAAAGGACTCCAATGGACATTGGCTTCTGCTGTGTAAAAATCCACAACACAATTGAAGTTGTGGAACGCCAGAGGCAAGAATTTGACAGTTTCTATGATCGATTTGAGCAGAGATGCCTCGCTTTTGGCCTGACAGACGATGCCCAAAGCGCACAGCCAATCAAAGAGGAGAGGAGAATACTATTTTATAACATTCTGGACAATATCAGTGTTCAGCTGAGAGCCAGGTTTGAACAATTTGGTGAGCTGGCTTTCGTTGGCTTGGTCGATTGCACGAAATTCTATGAACTGTCCCAACATTTTGACGACACCAGACTGCAGAGTCTGTCGAAATACGCAAGGCACTTTGACTTTGTGAGACTAAAGTCTGATCTTATTGGATTGTACAACTCGGCCATGGTGAGGAATGAATGCAAATCACCCAGGCAGCTCCTCAGCTTTTTGGCCCAGAATGATCTCATGCAGACAGTTCCTGAGGCCACGAAGTTGCTCCAGCTGGTGCTCACCATACCCGCTACAACTGCGTCCGTTGAAAGGTCGGTCTCCGCTTTGAAGCGACTCAAAACATACAGGCAGAATCGGACTGAGCAAGGACAGCTTTCCTCCCTGGCAATCATCTCTATTGAGTCAGAGAGACTCTTAAgactaaaagaaaagaaagacgaCTTCTACAACAAAGTCACAGACATCTTTGTCCAGAAGGACGGGCGGACAGACTTCATTTACAAGTAA
- the LOC136640339 gene encoding zinc finger MYM-type protein 1-like isoform X2, whose translation MLENYENMASLEEFPKTAFVSQLEQGEGPFVKVLKEEELSAEEFPKPAFVSQLEEGEGPFVQVLKVEEEESAEEFPKPAFVSQLEEGEGPFIQVLKVEEESEDIFPPSCCSERPNEEEPGSAASGCELPEDGARAAASSQTEGGQREPLRKAKQRDKKCLWRQAVKIENLKNFSKLDFRSKQGVINNGRPVPELKGLRQKTGRTITRSFQTEWYHRKDWLCGCAATNRLYCFPCLLFSTTTTVWTNEGFCDLKNLPRSLSKHERSTAHIQSQIALKTFRTSRTDLALDEQRRLSIRFHNAKVKENREILKDLINATCFLARQELAFHGINESTRSSNRGNYVELLHAFAEKDDKLARHLATSSVFSGLSSQVQNDLIEAVSEVIRNDIQEEINATRFVAVEVDETTDITDKTQVSVVLHYVAKGEVTCEVREAFLGFDDVSEDRRGPVVADYVLGVLRKYKCVEKLVAQTYDGASVMASDLDEVQARIKAKVPEAMLTHCYAHNLSLVLANSAKCMPECKTFFRTLEGLALFFSKSAKRAHLLDSVVRLRFPGAMPTRWSSNSRLVQIVSVHQPDLHAVFRIMSENLDGWDSETQIMAAGYDLWLSKASTCFFIMVYEEVFIETDALFCVLQRTPMDIGFCCVKIHNTIEVVERQRQEFDSFYDRFEQRCLAFGLTDDAQSAQPIKEERRILFYNILDNISVQLRARFEQFGELAFVGLVDCTKFYELSQHFDDTRLQSLSKYARHFDFVRLKSDLIGLYNSAMVRNECKSPRQLLSFLAQNDLMQTVPEATKLLQLVLTIPATTASVERSVSALKRLKTYRQNRTEQGQLSSLAIISIESERLLRLKEKKDDFYNKVTDIFVQKDGRTDFIYK comes from the exons AGGAATTTCCCAAACCTGCATTCGTTTCCCAGCTGGAAGAAGGAGAGGGTCCGTTTGTCCAGGTTCTCAaggtagaagaagaagaatcgGCAG AGGAATTTCCCAAACCTGCCTTCGTTTCCcagctggaagaaggggagggTCCGTTTATCCAGGTTCTCAAGGTAGAAGAAGAATCAGAAG ATATATTCCCTCCTTCCTGTTGCTCGGAGAGACCCAATGAGGAGGAGCCTGGTTCGGCGGCCAGTGGCTGCGAGCTTCCAGAGGATGGCGCCAGAGCCGCTGCAAGCAGCCAAACAG AAGGAGGACAGAGGGAACCACTACGGAAAGCAAAACAACGGGATAAAAAATGCCTGTGGCGTCAGGCCGTAAAAATTGAAAACCTAAAAAATTTCTCAAAATTGGACTTCCGATCAAAACAAGGGGTGATAAACAACGGAAGGCCAGTGCCTGAGCTGAAGGGCCTGCGTCAGAAAACCGGACGGACAATAACACGGTCGTTTCAAACGGAGTGGTACCACAGGAAAGACTGGCTGTGCGGTTGCGCCGCGACGAATCGCCTCTACTGCTTTCCCTGCCTTCtgttctccaccaccaccacggtTTGGACCAACGAGGGGTTCTGTGACTTGAAAAATCTACCAAGGAGTCTCAGCAAACACGAAAGATCAACAGCTCACATTCAAAGCCAAATTGCTTTGAAAACTTTTAGGACTTCAAGGACCGATCTGGCTCTGGATGAGCAGCGGAGGTTAAGTATCCGCTTCCACAACGCGAAGGTCAAGGAAAACCGCGAGATTTTGAAAGACCTCATCAACGCGACCTGCTTCCTGGCCAGGCAGGAACTAGCATTTCATGGGATCAACGAGAGCACCAGGTCTTCTAATCGGGGCAACTACGTGGAGCTGCTGCACGCTTTTGCGGAGAAAGATGACAAGTTAGCGAGACATTTGGCGACGTCCAGTGTTTTTTCCGGCTTATCCAGCCAAGTACAGAATGACTTAATTGAAGCAGTCAGTGAAGTAATTAGAAATGACATCCAAGAGGAGATTAATGCCACCCGGTTTGTTGCGGTTGAAGTGGACGAGACCACAGACATCACCGACAAAACCCAGGTCTCTGTAGTTTTGCATTATGTGGCTAAAGGGGAGGTGACTTGCGAGGTGAGGGAAGCGTTCTTGGGGTTTGACGACGTGAGCGAGGACAGGCGCGGACCAGTTGTTGCTGATTATGTTTTGGGAGTGTTGAGGAAATACAAGTGCGTTGAAAAGCTGGTAGCTCAGACCTACGACGGAGCCTCTGTGATGGCATCAGATCTGGATGAGGTGCAGGCCCGGATTAAAGCAAAGGTGCCCGAGGCCATGTTGACCCACTGTTATGCGCACAACTTGAGCCTGGTGCTCGCCAATTCAGCAAAATGTATGCCTGAGTGCAAAACGTTTTTTCGAACACTCGAGGGGCTTGCACTGTTTTTCAGTAAGTCGGCCAAGCGCGCCCACCTGCTGGACAGTGTTGTGAGACTACGTTTTCCAGGAGCAATGCCCACGAGGTGGAGCTCAAATTCAAGGCTAGTGCAAATAGTCAGTGTCCACCAACCAGATCTTCATGCTGTGTTCCGGATTATGAGTGAGAATCTCGATGGTTGGGACAGTGAGACCCAGATAATGGCCGCCGGGTATGATCTCTGGCTGTCGAAAGCGTCAACCTGCTTCTTCATCATGGTCTATGAGGAGGTCTTCATTGAAACCGATGCGCTGTTTTGTGTGCTGCAAAGGACTCCAATGGACATTGGCTTCTGCTGTGTAAAAATCCACAACACAATTGAAGTTGTGGAACGCCAGAGGCAAGAATTTGACAGTTTCTATGATCGATTTGAGCAGAGATGCCTCGCTTTTGGCCTGACAGACGATGCCCAAAGCGCACAGCCAATCAAAGAGGAGAGGAGAATACTATTTTATAACATTCTGGACAATATCAGTGTTCAGCTGAGAGCCAGGTTTGAACAATTTGGTGAGCTGGCTTTCGTTGGCTTGGTCGATTGCACGAAATTCTATGAACTGTCCCAACATTTTGACGACACCAGACTGCAGAGTCTGTCGAAATACGCAAGGCACTTTGACTTTGTGAGACTAAAGTCTGATCTTATTGGATTGTACAACTCGGCCATGGTGAGGAATGAATGCAAATCACCCAGGCAGCTCCTCAGCTTTTTGGCCCAGAATGATCTCATGCAGACAGTTCCTGAGGCCACGAAGTTGCTCCAGCTGGTGCTCACCATACCCGCTACAACTGCGTCCGTTGAAAGGTCGGTCTCCGCTTTGAAGCGACTCAAAACATACAGGCAGAATCGGACTGAGCAAGGACAGCTTTCCTCCCTGGCAATCATCTCTATTGAGTCAGAGAGACTCTTAAgactaaaagaaaagaaagacgaCTTCTACAACAAAGTCACAGACATCTTTGTCCAGAAGGACGGGCGGACAGACTTCATTTACAAGTAA